The following are encoded together in the Bos javanicus breed banteng chromosome 4, ARS-OSU_banteng_1.0, whole genome shotgun sequence genome:
- the LSM8 gene encoding LSM8 homolog, U6 small nuclear RNA associated, which translates to FVEPPCGSSRGICCRQSAGEVAVSWRSVLAHLVAAAVVFPVARSRIMTSALENYINRTVAVITSDGRMIVGTLKGFDQTINLILDESHERVFSSSQGVEQVVLGLYIVRGDNVAVIGEIDEETDSALDLGNIRAEPLNSVAH; encoded by the exons TTCGTGGAGCCTCCCTGCGGTAGTTCTCGCGGTATTTGCTGCCGCCAGTCTGCGGGAGAGGTTGCTGTTTCCTGGCGGTCCGTTCTAGCTCATCTGGTCGCCGCGGCTGTTGTGTTTCCAGTTGCCAGGTCGCGTATCATGACGTCCGCCTTGGAGAACTACATCAACC GAACTGTTGCTGTCATTACTTCTGATGGGAGAATGATTGTG GGAACACTGAAAGGTTTTGACCAGACCATTAATTTGATACTGGATGAAAGCCATGAACGAGTGTTCAGCTCTTCACAGGGAGTAGAACAAGTGGTACTAGGGTTATACATCGTAAGAGGCGACAATGT tGCAGTCATTGGAGAAATTGATGAAGAGACAGATTCTGCACTTGATTTGGGGAATATTCGAGCAGAACCTTTGAACTCTGTAGCACACTGA